GCGGGCGGCTTTTGCCAATTACAAGCGTCGGGTGGAAGAGGAACGGCAACGTCAGCAGCAACAGTTGCTGGCCGAGGTGGTGAAGGAGTTTTTGGTAGTGTTGGACGACCTGGAACTGGCGCTGAAAAACCGCCCGCAGGAGGGGGAGGGAGCGGCCTGGGCTGAAGGCATTGCGTTGATCTACAACAAGTTGTGCGCCCGGCTGGAGGCCAAGGGGGTGGAGCAGATCGCGGTGGAGCCGGGGCAGCCCTTTGACCCTCAGTTTCATGAGGCCATTTCCCATGAGCCGGTGGACGGCCATGAGAGCGGCCATATCATTGAGGTGGTGCGCCCCGGTTACCGCGTGGGCGATCTGGTGATCCGCCCGGCACTGGTGCGAGTGGCGCAATAGGGCGGCTTTGGGCGCGGGGCTCGCGGCGTTGCGCGCCCTGAAGCTGCGGCGGGGAGGGGCTCCTCCCCGCCCGATTTCCCCAGTTGGATGAGCGAACATGGCCCGTGATTACTACGAAGTGCTTGGCGTTCCGCGTAATGCTTCTCAAGAGGAAATCAAACGCGCTTTTCGGCGTCTGGCGCGGCATTATCACCCCGATGTGAGCGATGCGCCCGACGCCGAGGAGCGTTTTAAGGAAATCAACGAAGCCTACGCCGTGCTTTCGGACCCTGAAAAGCGGGCGGCTTACGATCGCTTTGGGCACGCCGGGGTGAACAACATGGGCGGCGCGCCGGACTTCACCACCATGGATTTTGCCGACCTGTTCGAGGAATTGTTCGGCTTTGGCTTTGGTCGGCGCACAGGACCGCGCCGCCCGCGTCCGCGTCGAGGGCGGGATGTGCATCTCAAGGTCACTTTAACTTTTGAAGAGGCCGCCTTCGGCACTGAGAAGGCCATCGAGGTCACCCGGCAGGAGGTGTGTCCGGTCTGCCAGGGTTCTGGTGCGGCGCCGGGCACCCAGCCGGTGCGCTGCGCCACCTGCGGCGGCATGGGGCGGGTGCGCCAGGCCAGGCAGACCTTTTTCGGTACCCTGGTTCAGGAGTCGGTCTGCCCCACCTGCGGCGGCACGGGGGAAGCGATCACCACCCCCTGCTCCGAGTGCGGGGGGCGGGGGCGGGTGCGGCGTACCGTGCGCCGGGTGGTGCCCATCCCCCCGGGGGTAGACACGGGCACCCAGATCCGCCTGGCCGGGGAAGGCCACGCGGGCGAACATGGCGGCCCGGCCGGAGACCTGTACCTGGAGGTGCAGGTTAAACCCCATCGCTTCTTCCGCCGCAAGGGCGACGATGTGCTGTTGCAGGTGAGCGTCAACATGGCGCAGGCCGCCTTGGGGGCGGAGATCAAAGTGCCCACGCTGGACGGCGAGGCCGTGTTGCGCATCCCGGCGGGGACACAGCCCGGCCAGGTATTCCGCCTGCCGGGGAAAGGCTTCCCTCACCTGCGGGGGAGTGGGCGCGGCGATCAGGTGGTGGTGGTGGATGTGGAGATTCCGAAACGGCTCAACGCCGAACAGCGGGAACTGCTGGAGAAACTGGCCGCCAGCCTGGGCACGGAGGTCAAACCCCAGCCGCGCAGCGTGATGGACCGCCTGCGGGACTTCTTGCTGGGAGAGGGGTAGCCGATGACCGAACCGGCGGCCCAATGGCTGGAACTCTCGCTGGTGGTGGATGGGGAACTGGCCGAGGCGGTGGCCGAAGTGCTCAGCCGCTACGCGCCCGGCGGG
This window of the Anaerolineae bacterium genome carries:
- the dnaJ gene encoding molecular chaperone DnaJ produces the protein MARDYYEVLGVPRNASQEEIKRAFRRLARHYHPDVSDAPDAEERFKEINEAYAVLSDPEKRAAYDRFGHAGVNNMGGAPDFTTMDFADLFEELFGFGFGRRTGPRRPRPRRGRDVHLKVTLTFEEAAFGTEKAIEVTRQEVCPVCQGSGAAPGTQPVRCATCGGMGRVRQARQTFFGTLVQESVCPTCGGTGEAITTPCSECGGRGRVRRTVRRVVPIPPGVDTGTQIRLAGEGHAGEHGGPAGDLYLEVQVKPHRFFRRKGDDVLLQVSVNMAQAALGAEIKVPTLDGEAVLRIPAGTQPGQVFRLPGKGFPHLRGSGRGDQVVVVDVEIPKRLNAEQRELLEKLAASLGTEVKPQPRSVMDRLRDFLLGEG
- a CDS encoding nucleotide exchange factor GrpE, whose translation is MAKRKRRQSEEEILPTEQPTSEEATPSVGEASPVEPQGGAPEPQSAEPTPESGESAPGASDEAEDLAARLSSLEQELEAVRAQAQEYLDGWTRERAAFANYKRRVEEERQRQQQQLLAEVVKEFLVVLDDLELALKNRPQEGEGAAWAEGIALIYNKLCARLEAKGVEQIAVEPGQPFDPQFHEAISHEPVDGHESGHIIEVVRPGYRVGDLVIRPALVRVAQ